The following coding sequences lie in one Candidatus Dependentiae bacterium genomic window:
- a CDS encoding CTP synthase, with product MNIPKLVEQVIARKKKFIIITGGVCSSLGKGVLISSLGVLLKNAGYSLAVMKWDPYLNVDPGTMSPLEHGEVFVTSDGAETDLDLGHYERLIGISLTRRSSVSSGQIFEEILRHERTGALLGRCIQLVPHVVDSTKQRLLQFALDSDAEFILVEIGGTVGDMEGEVFLETVRQLRADLGSNRMFHGHLSYVPLLSWTGEIKTKPTQHSVIELKRAGLAPDCLILRSDKALDASAIKKLAVMCGVGHQMIFQSLTWNPIYKLFVDLERQGIGIKIQEYFQCPDIRPSDLTNWKNLIALIEKPVGKITVGLIAKYVGSNDPYISVVEAIKSAGYYLNHDVQIKVIEAELLEKDSYNSDAGAWAILKELDGIVVPGGFDTRGIEGKILAARFAREHNIPYLGLCLGMQVLLIEAGRSLLNLKDAHSTEMNPKTINPVVALLEEQVGVVDKGASMRLGNYECSLVPGTKAHDAYGQDKVIERHRHRYEFNNAYRAEYEQAGVVFSGVFKEKNLVEIAEHPKHRFMVGTQFHPEFTSSPLKVHPLFKAFVQAIVQK from the coding sequence GTGAACATACCAAAACTGGTTGAACAAGTTATTGCACGTAAAAAAAAATTCATCATTATAACTGGTGGCGTATGTTCATCTCTGGGCAAAGGGGTACTCATTTCCTCGCTTGGTGTCTTGCTCAAAAATGCTGGCTATTCGCTTGCAGTGATGAAGTGGGATCCCTATCTTAACGTTGATCCTGGAACAATGTCCCCCCTTGAGCATGGTGAAGTTTTTGTAACTTCAGATGGTGCTGAAACAGACCTTGATTTAGGGCATTACGAACGTTTGATTGGGATTAGTCTTACTCGCCGCTCATCCGTTTCATCTGGACAAATATTTGAAGAAATTTTGCGGCACGAGCGAACAGGAGCGCTTTTAGGGCGTTGTATTCAGCTTGTGCCGCATGTTGTTGACAGTACCAAACAGCGATTGCTGCAGTTTGCACTTGATAGCGATGCTGAATTTATTCTTGTTGAAATTGGTGGAACCGTTGGCGATATGGAAGGCGAGGTCTTTCTTGAAACTGTGCGCCAGCTGCGTGCAGATCTTGGAAGTAATCGAATGTTTCATGGTCACCTGAGTTATGTTCCGCTTCTTAGTTGGACTGGTGAAATTAAAACAAAGCCGACACAGCATAGCGTTATCGAGCTTAAGCGAGCTGGTCTTGCTCCCGATTGTCTGATCTTGCGTTCTGACAAGGCACTTGATGCATCAGCAATCAAGAAGCTTGCAGTAATGTGTGGTGTTGGACATCAAATGATCTTTCAGTCATTGACTTGGAACCCAATTTATAAGCTTTTTGTTGATTTAGAGCGTCAGGGTATCGGAATTAAAATACAAGAATATTTTCAATGTCCAGATATCAGGCCTTCAGATTTAACGAACTGGAAAAATCTAATTGCTTTGATTGAAAAGCCTGTCGGGAAAATTACGGTAGGTCTTATTGCCAAATATGTTGGGAGTAACGATCCTTATATTAGTGTTGTTGAGGCGATTAAATCAGCAGGATACTACCTTAATCATGATGTTCAAATCAAGGTAATTGAAGCTGAATTACTGGAAAAAGATTCGTACAATTCAGATGCAGGGGCTTGGGCAATACTGAAGGAGCTTGATGGTATTGTGGTGCCCGGTGGCTTTGATACGCGGGGAATTGAGGGGAAAATTTTAGCAGCACGCTTTGCACGAGAGCACAACATCCCGTATTTGGGTTTGTGTCTTGGTATGCAGGTGTTGCTCATCGAAGCTGGCCGTTCGCTCTTGAATTTAAAAGATGCGCATAGCACCGAAATGAATCCTAAAACAATAAATCCAGTTGTTGCATTACTTGAAGAGCAGGTTGGAGTTGTTGATAAAGGCGCTTCAATGCGCTTGGGTAATTATGAGTGTTCACTGGTTCCGGGTACCAAAGCTCATGACGCGTATGGGCAAGATAAAGTAATCGAGCGTCACCGTCATCGCTATGAATTCAATAATGCCTACCGTGCGGAATACGAACAAGCGGGGGTTGTTTTTTCAGGAGTTTTTAAAGAAAAAAACTTGGTCGAAATAGCAGAACACCCAAAACATCGTTTTATGGTGGGTACTCAATTTCATCCAGAATTCACGAGCTCCCCACTCAAAGTTCATCCATTATTCAAAGCCTTTGTGCAGGCCATTGTTCAGAAATAA